Proteins from a single region of Sphingopyxis sp. BSN-002:
- a CDS encoding FdhF/YdeP family oxidoreductase — translation MASDEPQGVKPYPGPAGGWGALRAVARAVREQMGASPDTRALLQMNQPDGFDCPGCAWPDPKHTSSFEFCENGAKAVTWEATPKRVDPQFFAKHSVDELWQWSDYDLEDAGRLTDPLAYDAESDRFVPIAWDEAFARIGAAMRAIDDPDAMEFYTSGRASNEAAFLYQLLARIYGTNNFPDCSNMCHEATSTGLPHSIGVGKGTVTLEDFELADAVFCIGHNPGTNHPRMLGTLREVSRRGAPIIVVNPMRERGLERFQDPQAPVEMATLSSTPIASAYHQVRIGGDAALFKGMMKALIEADATDIAAGGAGYLDRAFITEHTLGYEELKADIAGTDWRAIERKSGLTRAAVEGIARTYWQAERVIVCYGMGLTQHRHGTENVQQLANLLLLRGNIGKPGAGICPLRGHSNVQGDRTVGITELPTEKFLSRLDAAFGIASPRKHGHNAVEAIAAMRDGHAKGFIGLGGNLAVAMSDPEACFEAFRKLDLNVQICTKLNRTCLLTARETIILPCLGRTERDVQASGPQSVTVEDSMSMVHASHGKLTPASAALLSEPAIVAEIAKAAVPEAAIDWDALIADYDRIRDKIEEVFPDFHDFNARIRTPGGFRLRVGASNREWDTPDGKAHFLVHPGVDEDDGRDDTPLTLTTVRSHDQYNTTIYGLNDRYRGVTGRRDVIFANAEDLAAMGLAHGDHVDVVAGSGRVLAGQTVLAHAISRGSVAAYYPEANGLIALDDYDRKSGTPSYKSVPVKLRRAEAA, via the coding sequence ATGGCAAGCGACGAACCGCAAGGCGTGAAACCCTATCCCGGCCCCGCCGGTGGCTGGGGGGCGCTGCGCGCGGTCGCCCGCGCGGTGCGCGAGCAGATGGGCGCGAGCCCCGACACGCGCGCGCTGCTCCAGATGAACCAGCCCGACGGCTTCGACTGTCCCGGCTGCGCCTGGCCCGATCCCAAACATACCTCGTCGTTCGAATTCTGCGAAAATGGCGCGAAGGCGGTCACGTGGGAGGCGACGCCGAAGCGCGTCGATCCCCAATTCTTCGCGAAACACAGCGTCGACGAGCTGTGGCAATGGTCGGATTATGATCTGGAAGATGCCGGGCGGCTGACCGATCCGCTTGCCTATGATGCGGAAAGCGACCGGTTCGTGCCGATCGCTTGGGACGAGGCTTTCGCGCGGATCGGCGCCGCGATGCGCGCGATCGACGATCCCGATGCGATGGAATTCTATACCTCGGGCCGCGCGTCGAACGAGGCGGCCTTTCTCTATCAGCTGCTCGCGCGCATCTATGGCACGAACAATTTTCCCGACTGCTCGAACATGTGTCACGAGGCGACGAGCACCGGGCTGCCGCACTCGATCGGGGTCGGCAAGGGCACGGTAACGCTCGAGGATTTCGAGCTCGCCGACGCGGTTTTCTGCATCGGGCACAATCCGGGCACGAACCATCCGCGGATGCTCGGGACGCTGCGCGAGGTATCGCGGCGCGGCGCCCCGATCATCGTCGTCAATCCGATGCGCGAGCGCGGGCTCGAACGCTTTCAGGACCCGCAGGCACCCGTCGAGATGGCGACGCTGAGTTCGACACCGATCGCCTCGGCCTATCATCAGGTACGGATCGGCGGCGACGCCGCGCTGTTCAAGGGGATGATGAAGGCGCTGATCGAGGCCGACGCAACCGATATCGCGGCGGGCGGCGCGGGCTATCTCGACCGTGCGTTCATCACCGAACATACGCTTGGATATGAAGAGCTTAAGGCCGACATAGCGGGCACCGACTGGCGCGCGATCGAGCGCAAGTCGGGGCTGACGCGCGCCGCGGTCGAGGGGATCGCGCGTACCTATTGGCAGGCCGAACGCGTAATCGTCTGTTATGGTATGGGGCTGACCCAGCACCGCCACGGCACCGAGAATGTCCAGCAGCTTGCGAACCTGCTGCTGCTGCGCGGCAACATCGGCAAGCCCGGTGCGGGCATCTGCCCCTTGCGCGGGCACAGCAATGTGCAGGGCGACCGGACCGTCGGCATCACCGAGCTTCCGACCGAGAAATTCCTTTCGCGGCTCGATGCCGCGTTCGGGATCGCAAGCCCGCGCAAGCATGGCCATAATGCGGTCGAGGCGATCGCGGCGATGCGCGATGGGCATGCCAAGGGCTTCATCGGGCTCGGCGGCAATCTGGCGGTCGCGATGTCCGACCCCGAGGCGTGCTTCGAGGCGTTCCGCAAGCTCGACCTCAACGTCCAGATCTGCACCAAGCTCAACCGCACCTGCCTGCTCACCGCGCGCGAGACGATCATCCTGCCCTGCCTCGGCCGGACCGAGCGCGACGTGCAGGCGAGCGGGCCGCAGTCGGTGACCGTCGAGGATTCGATGTCGATGGTCCACGCCTCGCACGGCAAGCTGACGCCGGCATCGGCCGCCTTGCTGTCGGAACCCGCGATCGTCGCGGAGATCGCGAAGGCCGCGGTACCGGAGGCGGCGATCGACTGGGACGCGCTGATTGCCGACTATGACCGCATCCGCGACAAGATCGAGGAAGTGTTCCCCGATTTCCATGACTTCAACGCGCGCATCCGCACGCCGGGCGGGTTCCGCCTGCGCGTCGGCGCGTCGAACCGCGAATGGGACACACCCGACGGCAAGGCGCATTTCCTTGTTCACCCGGGAGTCGACGAAGACGATGGCCGCGACGATACGCCGCTAACGCTGACCACGGTGCGCAGCCACGACCAGTATAACACCACGATCTATGGGCTGAACGACCGCTATCGCGGCGTGACCGGGCGCCGCGACGTGATCTTTGCCAATGCCGAGGATCTGGCCGCGATGGGGCTCGCGCACGGCGACCACGTCGACGTCGTCGCGGGATCGGGACGCGTGCTTGCCGGACAGACCGTCCTCGCGCACGCAATCTCGCGCGGATCGGTCGCGGCCTATTATCCCGAGGCGAACGGCCTGATCGCGCTTGACGATTACGACCGGAAGAGCGGAACGCCGTCGTACAAGTCGGTTCCCGTCAAGCTGCGCCGCGCAGAAGCGGCCTGA
- a CDS encoding glycosyltransferase family A protein, giving the protein MSSSPAQPVPRIAVIVPAYGVADLLGEALDSLQAQSFTDWEAVVIDDGAPDDVAGAVAPYLNDSRIRFLQTDNGGVATARNRAIAASRAPLIALLDGDDLFRPGYLAAMVAAMEADPDACIATCNARVFGAVAHESEVVHPEQNRSATGSLSDLLGGQFNIYIGSTFRRTGFDAIGGFDTMMTHSEDLDLWVRLLLEGGHARYIDAMLCDYRVRKVSASRHLLKIIRGNLRVYDKVIAARPDSDEARLAQTLRARDEERAAVEEALAAVIAGDTGDALKALRSHRDTMRNPVWSLAFALWRVFPRLAPPMLAWRQNRHASTTVPSPEFRAG; this is encoded by the coding sequence ATGAGTAGCTCCCCCGCCCAGCCTGTTCCGCGCATTGCGGTGATCGTTCCTGCCTATGGCGTCGCGGATCTCCTCGGCGAGGCACTGGATTCGCTGCAGGCGCAAAGCTTCACCGACTGGGAAGCGGTCGTGATCGACGACGGCGCGCCCGACGATGTGGCCGGCGCCGTCGCCCCCTATCTGAACGATTCGCGAATCCGCTTCCTGCAAACCGACAACGGCGGTGTCGCGACGGCGCGCAATCGCGCCATCGCCGCAAGCCGTGCCCCGCTGATCGCGCTCCTCGATGGCGACGACCTGTTCCGCCCGGGCTATCTCGCGGCGATGGTCGCAGCGATGGAGGCCGACCCCGACGCGTGCATCGCAACATGCAACGCACGCGTGTTCGGCGCGGTCGCGCACGAAAGCGAGGTAGTTCATCCCGAACAGAACCGGAGCGCGACGGGCTCGCTGTCCGATCTGCTCGGCGGGCAGTTCAATATATATATAGGCTCGACCTTCCGCCGCACCGGCTTCGACGCGATCGGCGGCTTCGATACGATGATGACGCATTCGGAGGATCTCGACCTCTGGGTCCGCCTGCTCCTCGAAGGCGGCCACGCCCGATATATCGACGCGATGCTTTGCGACTATCGCGTGCGCAAGGTGTCCGCCTCGCGGCACCTGCTCAAGATCATCCGCGGCAATCTGCGCGTCTACGACAAGGTCATCGCGGCGCGTCCGGACAGCGACGAGGCGCGACTCGCGCAGACGCTCCGCGCGCGCGACGAAGAACGGGCCGCGGTCGAGGAAGCACTGGCGGCGGTCATTGCCGGGGACACAGGCGATGCGCTGAAAGCACTGCGCTCGCATCGCGACACGATGCGCAATCCTGTCTGGTCGCTCGCTTTCGCATTGTGGCGGGTCTTCCCGCGACTCGCGCCGCCGATGCTCGCATGGCGCCAGAACCGGCACGCCAGCACGACCGTCCCCTCGCCCGAATTCCGCGCCGGCTGA
- a CDS encoding lipopolysaccharide biosynthesis protein encodes MSVRKAIAWASASKLLSFTIAFASSIVVARFFLTPAEVGLFSIAFAATALIAVLQEFGLNRYIVGEAELGEEKLHTAFSVSLAVAWGIALVILAAAKPLSWLYGDPKLFPLMLVIGSSYLFVPLAIVPTALRQRAMDFRSDFMIEVGASITNAAVAISLAAAGKGPMALAWGALAQQVARALVSQWRNGWIFPWPLRFAGASHVLRFGGGSTLLQIFDSVGTRSPDLIVGGIAGNTAVGLYSRASGLAVQLVNLMTGAVNSVFYPALAQMRNEGKSLGEPYLRLVAGYTGIVWPALAGLAVASYPLVHALYGPRWTEVAPILSLLAIAEMIFVALPMSVQVPILLGRLDGVLKRTGTATAVAVALLFVGARYGGQAAASAYVLYAAIWFVLYVVFLRSLTGFSWSGLFADYARSLLGAAAAVAPLLACYRWLTPPTAMSFGELIPPVIAGVLLWLGTLVAIRHPIVPDIRHLASVTIGRFARRRASES; translated from the coding sequence ATGTCGGTCCGCAAAGCCATCGCCTGGGCGAGCGCCAGCAAATTGCTGAGCTTCACGATCGCCTTCGCGAGCAGCATCGTCGTCGCGCGCTTTTTCCTGACCCCGGCCGAGGTCGGCCTCTTCTCCATCGCTTTCGCCGCGACCGCGCTGATCGCGGTGCTCCAGGAATTCGGCCTCAACCGCTATATCGTCGGCGAGGCCGAGCTGGGCGAAGAGAAGCTGCATACCGCCTTCTCGGTTTCGCTCGCCGTCGCGTGGGGAATCGCGCTGGTGATTCTCGCCGCCGCAAAGCCGCTTTCGTGGCTCTATGGCGATCCGAAACTGTTCCCGCTGATGCTGGTCATCGGCTCTTCCTATCTGTTCGTCCCGCTGGCGATCGTGCCGACCGCCCTTCGCCAGCGTGCGATGGACTTCCGGTCGGACTTCATGATCGAGGTCGGCGCCTCGATCACCAACGCAGCCGTCGCGATCAGCCTCGCCGCGGCGGGCAAGGGCCCGATGGCGCTCGCATGGGGGGCGCTCGCGCAGCAGGTCGCGCGCGCGCTCGTCAGCCAGTGGCGAAACGGCTGGATCTTTCCCTGGCCGCTGCGATTCGCGGGCGCTTCGCACGTGCTTCGCTTCGGCGGCGGGTCGACCCTCCTGCAAATCTTCGATTCGGTCGGCACCCGCTCGCCCGACCTGATCGTCGGCGGCATCGCGGGGAATACCGCAGTCGGTCTCTATTCGCGCGCGAGCGGGCTGGCGGTGCAGCTCGTCAACCTGATGACGGGCGCGGTGAACAGCGTCTTCTATCCCGCGCTGGCGCAGATGCGGAACGAGGGCAAGTCGCTCGGCGAGCCGTATCTGCGACTCGTTGCCGGCTACACCGGGATCGTCTGGCCCGCGCTCGCGGGACTTGCGGTCGCTTCCTATCCGCTGGTCCACGCGCTCTATGGTCCGCGCTGGACCGAGGTCGCACCGATTCTCAGCCTGCTCGCGATCGCCGAGATGATCTTCGTCGCGCTGCCGATGAGCGTGCAGGTGCCGATATTGCTCGGGCGGCTCGACGGCGTGCTGAAGCGCACCGGTACCGCGACCGCGGTCGCCGTTGCCCTGCTTTTCGTCGGCGCGCGATATGGCGGGCAGGCAGCGGCTTCCGCCTATGTCCTCTACGCCGCAATATGGTTCGTGCTCTATGTCGTCTTCCTGCGCAGCCTCACCGGCTTCAGCTGGAGCGGGCTGTTCGCCGACTATGCCCGCAGCCTGCTTGGCGCGGCCGCGGCGGTCGCCCCGCTCCTCGCCTGCTATCGCTGGCTGACGCCGCCGACCGCGATGAGCTTCGGCGAGCTGATCCCGCCGGTCATAGCGGGGGTTCTCCTCTGGCTGGGAACGCTGGTCGCGATTCGGCACCCGATCGTCCCCGACATCAGGCATCTCGCAAGCGTGACGATCGGTCGCTTCGCTCGCCGGCGCGCAAGCGAGAGCTGA
- a CDS encoding glycosyltransferase family 2 protein — MADVSVIIATYRRPHLIGRALDSIARQTMPPREIIVVDDASGDDTGEVVASWSRQNGIVVKFITAEVNGGAGVARNLGMAAATAPLIAFLDSDDEFAPDALERLAAPLANHPDAVVSFADAMQHWADDTPSIPMMRRCLTPGVDADSIEGDLFRLKDPQSVLLLTSMIPTCAALFRRAAAEAAGWMPDYRHGEDWIFWLKLTDRGDFLCQFIDVATVHRQGDNLTGSEHDLRNAQMTLDAFLKLRAGDFGVALTDTNRRRLDAAIAEKAGHLRYHASRKGFGSWWKTIGSAEARATGGRLHHLLVDPKSLIRSLRFSLGRDQDAI, encoded by the coding sequence ATGGCGGACGTCAGCGTTATTATCGCAACCTATCGCCGCCCGCACCTGATCGGCAGGGCGCTCGACAGCATCGCGCGCCAGACGATGCCCCCGCGCGAGATTATCGTCGTCGACGATGCGTCAGGCGACGATACCGGAGAGGTCGTGGCGTCCTGGTCGCGGCAGAACGGCATTGTCGTCAAGTTCATCACGGCCGAAGTGAACGGCGGTGCAGGCGTAGCGCGCAATCTTGGCATGGCGGCGGCGACAGCCCCGTTGATCGCCTTTCTCGATTCGGACGATGAATTTGCGCCCGACGCCCTCGAGCGTCTCGCTGCGCCGCTGGCGAATCATCCGGACGCGGTCGTCAGTTTCGCCGATGCGATGCAGCATTGGGCCGACGACACGCCGAGCATTCCGATGATGCGCCGGTGCCTGACCCCCGGGGTCGATGCCGATTCCATCGAGGGCGACCTTTTCCGTCTGAAGGATCCGCAATCGGTACTGCTGCTGACCAGCATGATCCCGACCTGCGCCGCGCTATTCCGCCGCGCCGCCGCCGAGGCCGCCGGCTGGATGCCCGACTATCGCCACGGCGAGGACTGGATATTCTGGCTGAAGCTGACCGATCGCGGGGATTTCCTGTGTCAGTTCATCGATGTCGCGACGGTCCACCGACAGGGCGACAATCTGACCGGCAGCGAGCACGATTTACGCAACGCGCAAATGACCCTCGATGCCTTCCTGAAACTGCGCGCGGGCGACTTCGGTGTCGCGTTGACCGATACAAACCGGCGCCGGCTCGATGCAGCGATCGCCGAAAAGGCGGGCCACCTCCGTTACCACGCCTCGCGAAAGGGATTCGGAAGCTGGTGGAAAACGATCGGTTCGGCCGAGGCGCGCGCCACCGGCGGGCGGCTGCATCATCTGCTCGTCGACCCTAAAAGCCTGATTCGCTCGTTGCGCTTCAGCCTCGGCCGGGATCAGGACGCGATATAG
- a CDS encoding CBS domain-containing protein, whose translation MTIGAILHGRTGAVIAARPADTVRAVIDLLAQHRIGAVPVVESDVIVGIFSERDLVRLMSSYGPEALDRSLDEVMTKSPVTCDSRMAVIAALSLMTQKRIRHLPVVDDGRLTGFVSIGDLVKHRIDHIEAEAAAMRDYIAS comes from the coding sequence ATGACCATCGGAGCGATTCTTCACGGGCGTACGGGCGCGGTGATCGCGGCGCGGCCGGCGGATACGGTACGCGCGGTCATCGATCTGCTTGCCCAGCACCGCATCGGCGCGGTGCCGGTGGTCGAGAGCGACGTTATCGTGGGCATTTTTTCCGAGCGCGACCTTGTCCGGCTGATGTCGTCCTATGGTCCCGAGGCGCTCGACCGCAGCCTCGACGAAGTGATGACCAAATCACCCGTTACCTGCGATTCGCGGATGGCGGTGATCGCGGCGCTGTCGCTGATGACGCAAAAGCGTATCCGCCACCTGCCCGTCGTCGACGACGGGCGCCTCACCGGGTTCGTGTCGATCGGCGACCTCGTCAAGCATCGCATCGACCATATCGAGGCCGAGGCCGCGGCGATGCGCGACTATATCGCGTCCTGA
- a CDS encoding acyl-CoA thioesterase: MTDKPDCPRDPILRVVPRPADINANGHIFGGWVLSQMDIAGGIVAGREAQGAVATVAIETMEFIAPILLRDIISIYAHIERRGRTSLAIRLEVIATRDRGENEVKVTEGVFTFVALDENHRPRPLPAT; this comes from the coding sequence ATGACCGATAAGCCGGACTGCCCGCGCGATCCGATCCTGCGGGTCGTTCCGAGGCCCGCGGACATCAACGCCAACGGTCATATCTTCGGCGGCTGGGTGCTCAGCCAGATGGACATCGCCGGCGGCATCGTCGCCGGGCGCGAAGCACAGGGCGCGGTCGCGACCGTGGCGATCGAGACGATGGAATTCATCGCGCCGATCCTGTTGCGCGACATCATCTCGATCTATGCGCACATCGAACGGCGCGGGCGCACCTCGCTCGCGATCCGGCTCGAGGTGATCGCGACGCGCGACCGGGGCGAGAATGAGGTGAAAGTGACCGAAGGCGTCTTTACCTTCGTCGCGCTCGACGAGAATCATCGCCCCCGCCCGCTCCCCGCGACCTAG
- a CDS encoding DUF4139 domain-containing protein: MTKASKRGVMLLAGFALAAPVAAQQTVSTGGQGDVAVTVYSGELALVTDTRSTTLPAGESRVEFPDVSSRIRPETVSLTGTGLEIVEQNFDFDLLSPTAMMQKAVGQEITLIRTNPATGAETRERAKVLAVNGGVVLDVGGRIEILRDDSLPVRVIFDGIPTNLRARPTLSVTVDSKVAGPRPLTLRYLSEGLSWRADYVALYDEAAKAIDLQGWVTLKNGSGTGFANAKLLLVAANDIGVRRNRGGNDSEPPAMTSAGTEKAKAEALADMYAYPVADRTTIASAQQKQIAFLDVMGVPATRGYAASLDRLRSFEEAESALSTYRFSTGKGGVGDAMPAGAVRLYVKDARGQAQFVGESHISHTPAGSSLSLATGRAFDVKYQPILEKREKLTEEQWTETTQYRIRKDGVTSTVAVDVKRNFWRTQMRYIFTNARPQAVTVEFTQNGLDSYSNDTRVSAESIKAEPDPGWNERKWMVTIPANGRTELTVQYDTLN, encoded by the coding sequence ATGACAAAGGCATCGAAGAGGGGCGTGATGCTGCTCGCGGGGTTCGCGCTTGCGGCACCGGTAGCCGCGCAGCAGACCGTCAGCACCGGCGGGCAGGGCGATGTCGCCGTGACAGTCTACTCGGGCGAACTCGCGCTGGTCACCGACACGCGGTCGACGACCTTGCCTGCGGGCGAGAGCCGGGTCGAATTTCCCGACGTGTCGAGCCGTATCCGGCCCGAGACGGTCAGCCTGACGGGCACGGGTCTGGAGATCGTAGAGCAGAATTTCGACTTCGACCTGCTTTCGCCGACCGCGATGATGCAAAAGGCGGTGGGGCAGGAGATCACGCTGATCCGCACCAATCCCGCGACGGGGGCCGAGACGCGCGAGCGCGCGAAAGTCCTCGCCGTGAATGGCGGAGTCGTCCTCGACGTTGGCGGGCGGATCGAGATATTGCGCGACGACAGCCTTCCCGTTCGCGTCATCTTTGACGGTATCCCGACCAATTTGCGCGCGCGGCCGACCCTGTCGGTCACCGTCGATTCGAAGGTTGCCGGCCCGCGTCCGCTGACCCTGCGCTATCTTTCCGAAGGCCTCAGCTGGCGCGCCGATTATGTCGCATTATACGACGAGGCGGCGAAGGCGATCGACCTGCAGGGCTGGGTAACGCTCAAGAACGGCAGCGGCACCGGCTTCGCCAACGCGAAGCTGCTGCTTGTCGCCGCGAACGACATCGGCGTGCGGCGCAACCGCGGCGGCAACGACAGCGAGCCGCCGGCGATGACGAGCGCGGGGACCGAGAAGGCGAAGGCCGAGGCGCTCGCCGACATGTATGCCTATCCGGTCGCCGACCGCACGACGATCGCCAGCGCGCAGCAGAAACAGATCGCCTTCCTCGACGTGATGGGGGTTCCCGCGACGCGCGGCTATGCGGCCTCGCTCGACCGGCTGCGTTCGTTCGAGGAGGCGGAAAGCGCGCTTTCGACTTATCGCTTCTCGACCGGCAAGGGCGGGGTGGGCGATGCGATGCCGGCCGGAGCGGTGCGCCTCTATGTCAAGGATGCGCGCGGTCAGGCCCAGTTCGTCGGCGAATCGCATATCAGCCACACGCCTGCGGGTTCCAGCCTGTCGCTCGCGACCGGGCGCGCCTTTGACGTCAAATATCAGCCGATCCTCGAAAAGCGCGAGAAGCTGACCGAGGAGCAATGGACCGAGACCACGCAATATCGAATCCGCAAGGACGGGGTGACCTCGACCGTCGCGGTCGACGTGAAGCGCAATTTCTGGCGCACGCAGATGCGCTATATCTTCACCAACGCGCGGCCGCAGGCGGTGACGGTCGAATTCACGCAGAACGGGCTCGATTCGTACAGCAACGATACCCGCGTTTCGGCCGAGAGCATCAAGGCCGAGCCCGATCCGGGGTGGAACGAGCGGAAGTGGATGGTGACGATCCCCGCGAACGGGCGCACCGAACTTACCGTCCAGTACGACACGCTGAACTGA
- a CDS encoding DUF4139 domain-containing protein, translated as MALILLASGGAVIAPAAAQETAFGNAQGDVAVTIYNNGQSLVQDDRQLSVTRGRNRIEFPDVSARIRPETVTLSGPGIGIVEQNFDFDLLTPDKLMDKAVGQQITLVRTNPATGAERSERAKVLAANGGIVLQVGERIEVLRDDGLPVRAVFDRLPPNLRARPTLSVTVDAADAGTVPARLSYLTPNLGWTADYVALFDAAKGAMDIQGWVTLTNSTGTTFNNARTLLVAGNPGGGGGFRQLSGAMDSAGTESSNRERLGDYYLYPLAERTTIANAQQKQVSFLDVKGAPARSTYEFVNNWLGSSTDPVSTSSVLRFSTSRQGGLGDQLPAGTIRVYMRDARGDPQFIGENRIDHTPMGSAMSLRTGDAFDVKVQTTVVSRTRKGDSRWVTKMKYVVTNARPEAATVLVAQSGLYGDVRITDESLKSERVSADRADWQVPVPANGKVELTATFDSRY; from the coding sequence TTGGCCCTGATTTTGCTGGCATCGGGAGGCGCGGTGATCGCACCCGCCGCGGCGCAGGAAACCGCCTTCGGCAATGCGCAGGGCGACGTTGCCGTCACCATCTATAACAATGGCCAGTCGCTCGTTCAGGACGACCGGCAGCTCAGCGTCACGCGCGGGCGCAACCGGATCGAATTTCCCGACGTCTCGGCCCGCATCCGCCCCGAGACCGTGACGCTCTCGGGTCCCGGCATCGGGATCGTCGAGCAGAATTTCGATTTCGACCTCCTCACCCCCGACAAGCTGATGGACAAGGCGGTCGGCCAGCAGATCACGCTGGTCCGGACCAACCCGGCGACCGGCGCCGAACGCAGCGAGCGCGCCAAGGTGCTCGCCGCGAACGGCGGCATCGTGCTGCAGGTCGGCGAACGGATCGAGGTGCTGCGCGACGACGGCTTGCCGGTGCGCGCGGTGTTCGACCGTCTGCCGCCGAACCTGCGCGCGCGCCCGACGCTGTCGGTAACGGTCGACGCGGCCGACGCCGGAACCGTCCCTGCGCGGTTGTCCTACCTGACCCCGAACCTCGGCTGGACCGCAGACTATGTCGCGCTGTTCGATGCTGCGAAGGGCGCAATGGACATTCAGGGCTGGGTGACGCTGACCAACAGCACGGGCACGACCTTCAACAATGCGCGTACGCTTCTGGTCGCGGGCAATCCGGGCGGCGGGGGCGGCTTCCGCCAGCTCAGCGGTGCGATGGATTCGGCGGGGACCGAGAGCAGCAATCGCGAACGGCTCGGCGACTATTATCTCTATCCGCTAGCCGAACGCACGACGATCGCCAACGCGCAGCAGAAGCAGGTGAGCTTCCTCGACGTGAAGGGAGCGCCCGCACGATCGACCTATGAATTCGTCAACAACTGGCTCGGCAGCAGCACCGATCCGGTGAGCACGTCGAGCGTGCTGCGCTTCTCGACCTCGCGGCAAGGCGGCCTCGGCGACCAGCTCCCCGCGGGCACGATCCGCGTCTATATGCGCGACGCGCGCGGCGATCCGCAGTTCATCGGCGAGAATCGCATCGACCACACCCCGATGGGCTCGGCGATGTCGCTGCGCACCGGCGATGCGTTCGACGTCAAGGTGCAGACCACGGTCGTCTCGCGCACGCGCAAGGGCGATTCGCGCTGGGTGACGAAGATGAAATATGTCGTCACCAACGCACGGCCCGAAGCCGCGACGGTGCTCGTCGCGCAGAGCGGGCTCTATGGCGACGTCCGCATCACCGACGAAAGCCTGAAGAGCGAGCGCGTCTCGGCCGATCGCGCCGACTGGCAGGTGCCCGTGCCTGCGAACGGCAAGGTCGAGCTGACCGCCACCTTCGACTCGCGCTACTGA
- a CDS encoding DUF4167 domain-containing protein: MSQLNMNNRQSGRRRGRNNNSNNNNGRSQSGGGRGGVDQANRIDSRARGNAAQMIEKYRNLARDAQLAGDRVQTEYYLQFADHYFRVVSDFRIRQEEKAAANGQERSHDRSREIRGVEDFDGHDDSGFESELEAERSDDRDGNRDNGGRENGNREGNRENRERGGRDRDEDRGNRQSRDRGHRQDRGNAAEADAGEGGEAETDVAEEAAAAPRAARRPRRAARPDVEDNGDAGIDSAVLPPAIGRPERAGESEGETEEAPAPKARRTRRTLAPRGSDVEAAE; this comes from the coding sequence ATGTCTCAGTTGAACATGAACAACCGGCAGAGCGGTCGCCGTCGCGGCCGCAACAATAACAGCAACAACAATAATGGTCGCTCGCAGTCCGGTGGCGGACGCGGCGGTGTCGACCAGGCCAACCGCATCGACAGCCGCGCGCGCGGCAACGCGGCCCAGATGATCGAGAAATACCGCAACCTCGCGCGCGACGCGCAGCTTGCGGGCGACCGGGTCCAGACCGAATATTATCTCCAGTTCGCCGACCATTATTTCCGCGTCGTGAGCGATTTCCGCATCCGCCAGGAAGAAAAGGCCGCGGCGAACGGACAGGAACGCAGCCACGATCGCAGCCGCGAGATTCGCGGCGTCGAGGATTTCGACGGCCATGACGACAGCGGCTTCGAAAGCGAACTCGAGGCCGAGCGCAGCGATGATCGCGACGGCAACCGTGACAATGGCGGCCGCGAGAACGGCAATCGTGAGGGCAATCGCGAAAACCGCGAACGCGGCGGTCGCGACCGCGACGAGGATCGCGGTAATCGCCAGTCGCGCGATCGTGGTCATCGCCAGGACCGTGGCAATGCCGCGGAAGCGGACGCCGGTGAGGGCGGCGAAGCCGAAACGGATGTTGCCGAGGAAGCCGCCGCCGCGCCGCGCGCTGCGCGCCGTCCGCGCCGGGCAGCCCGTCCCGACGTCGAGGATAATGGCGATGCCGGGATCGACAGCGCCGTGCTGCCGCCCGCAATCGGCCGGCCCGAGCGCGCCGGGGAATCCGAAGGTGAGACCGAAGAGGCGCCCGCGCCCAAGGCACGCCGCACCCGCCGCACGCTCGCGCCGCGCGGTTCGGATGTCGAAGCTGCGGAATAG